GgacagaattttttttgggGTTGGGGTGCTGTGTGTATGGCCATTGTCGCAGAGGTCCAGACCGCTGTAAATCTTTAAAATCCtctttaaattaataataattagttTACACTTTTTCTACATGTTAAATTCACAGTTTGCTAAAGGGTTTAAAATCTGTGGTGTACTTTGGGATAGCTGCAGGGTTTGagagagcccgaccgataaaggattttgaaggccgatacaaatgtttgttggttttaaaatccgatattccgatatatcggccggttttgtttttttcaaaaacacgcaacaaaacattaacagatttccctaacattagttaatTGTAGTTATTTAGGAgttttgactaaaataaaatgataatgcattttaaaaagaaacgtgtgaccaactcaccatgaactcacttaaccgttgttctctctgcccgactctggctggatcagcaggttgcaggatgtgtgacgccttattcatttatcggccattatgaatgccgataccgatagtttggaaaatatatcggtcgggctctagtttgAGAGAAAGTTGTGATGAGGGCAAGGGGGTACAGTCTTCaaagtagggatgcataacgattaatcacgattaatctatagcagaataaaagtttttgtttacatcatgtatgtgtgtgaactgtgtataactttgtatagatacatgcatgtatatatttaagaaatgtttacatgtgtatacatttgtatatttatgtatcatttattttatatatataaataaaaatacttaatatattcatttttttccttaaaattatacatgtatgtgtgcatatttatagatacataattattatacacggtttacacacatatatgattttattatgctatagattaatcgtgattaatcgttatgcatccctactcAAAAGCTATCTATACTTTGTATTTGCAGGTACTATTTGCACCTCAGTATTTTTGTACATTAACAAGACACGGTGCAATATTAACAGAGTATAAAGgattatgcatttttaaaaatgaataaatggtTGCTGCATTATTGGGACACTAAAAGCCCTCCCTACTACACCGACACCGAACCCTAACAAATACTTTCAAATACTCTTTGGCCACTTTATTTTTGTTGCATTTACAAACCTACTGTTTCTGGTCATTGATTTACACTGAGTGCCTAGTGTTTTCTAGCGTCTGGATTTCTCAACAGGGTAAGGATTTTGTAAAATTATCAAAACTCAGGGGTTTCTTAGCACTGAAACATTTGTCAGTCCTGGATTTTTAGTCCAAAATCCTCTCTGCTTGAATAGGGAAAACCGATATCTCTAAAATCGTgtgctaaaatcacaattagACAACATCTTTCAGCTCAGCtgtaccataacttttgtttgtTAAACTAAAATTGCACTAAACCCCTTGTTCAAGGTCACTTTAGCCTTGGCCACATGGGTGCCACGCATGTCCTAAAAAGTAAATCCAAAACACTTTTATtaccccctggtggctggctacAGTATAGGTTGTAAAAACAACTTCTTAATGTAAACGAATGGGATGTGAGCCACACTTAAAAATCAAATTACACTTCATATtccttttttccaaaaatggtTTCTGTAATTTCTTATCATGCTGGTCTACGTAGTATTagcttttttttaataagtttgATTTAAGTTAGTTATTAGATGCATTTAAAAGTTGTATATCGACTTGATTTGGGTGTTTATGATTGAGTCAAATGGGGAAAATGTCTCTACATCACGGTCAGTACTGCGCAGACTCTGGTACAAAATGACATCATTGGTGCAAGATGTCAGTGAccatttttgagatattttggctacaatttttaaagtaaaagtcTATGAAGATGTGTCGTCcatgtttttttactgtaaacagCCTTTCCCCCAGCGAATcgtctttttttttattgtttgatggTTGTTTTAACTGGAAGGCAAGACTTCCGTCACCGGAACGGCCGTAATTTGAGCGTTGCATAGTCTCCTGGTACTAGTAATAGGAGTGCTGAATCTTGTTATATCAAATATCTTTGACAATGACCACTAAACGGTATTATTTGTTGGGTAAATAGGCAAGTTGGGTAATGCACAGTCATTTGGTTTTTAGAGCAAAGTACACTCAATCAGGATATAACAAGTCCCGATCACACGGTTTATTCTAATAATCAACAGTTTTTATTTCTATCTCATGCATATACTACAACTATTGAACTATGTGTGATCGGAGTTTTAATGTGATATAGTAACCTCTGATACAAGAGCAGTACATGCCTTAGAAAACGTCATGGCTTATATTTGACACGGCAAGTGTTTTGTTACTATAAACGGTAACGAGAATTAAGATGTACAATTACATAGCTTACTGGAACCACATGCTGTAAGTGACCCTCTGCATTATGAAGGGTTTGGGAAACTTAGTTTATCCAAAACAAATCTATTGCAGCACCATGGTTATATGGGTTAATAATTATGTGTTGGATATAACTTTTGAGTCATGCGCTGGCACCGATCTAGTTGTTGTTCTGCCCTGTTCACACCCGTTGGCAGTGTTCCTGTGTTATCAAATTACTCCTCTCCCTTTAGCGTACCATCTATTTTAATAACTAAGGACTAACCTCACCACCACGGTAATTACAGCACATCATCTGCTGAGTCAAGGGGCTGAACTTAGTCCTTTTCACATCGTTCCAAATATGTACGACCCGGGCAGACACAAACCCAGTGTAACTAGATCTGGCCAGCTCCTGTAAACAGTTGCCTTAAATTGCTGTATTAGGAAAAGTGCCCCCCTATCTGCCAGAAAAGGTCTTTTGCTTTATTTGGGGCAATGTTTCACACACTTGGATCTCCCATCACATTGACCCACAGTTCCTTGAGTTGGTTCATCCACGTTTATGTTTTGCATTATGTCCGTTGCATTCATATCTGAAATTGATGTTATGCGTGTGTTGTTTTTCAGGGTTTTGGTTGGTCCTGACCCTCATCATTATTCTGGGATGCTGCTGCATATGTCACCACCGTCGAGCCAAACACAGACTGCAGCAGCAACAACGACAGCATGAGATCAACCTCATCGCTTACAGAGAAGCCCATAACTACACCTCTGTGCCCTTCTACTTCAGTCAGTACCAGTTTTTAGCACTCTTTTGTAAATCACTATGAATAAGGGTGTCTGCTAAATGTCATAAATGTAAGTCAACAGCATGAAGACTTTTGAGGGATTTTACTTTTTGAAACACAGAGTAGATCAGACACTGCAGTACAGCTGACTACTAtgaatatatacacacataatgCCTGTAAAAtcaagtctcataatctaattataagattaggagcatcaaagtttgatttcactttaatttcaattattggcatgaccttactcaggcaatattaaaaatatcaaagttatattttcacagaatgtactTTACATTAAGAAGGATGATTTTAtgcagaaaacagtaaatcgcAAATAAATGACTTCAGATGggtttttacaggcagggtcacatatatgaaCTACACAGAAATGTCAGTATAGCTGTAACCAAAATAACATATAGACGGTGAGATTTATTATGGAATGCACAATACAATGTAAAACAACAGTGCAAGCTGAtaaaccttaaagggacactccacttttttttaaatatgctcattttccagccctAGAGTTAAAGCAAcagcaaagaattttttaccttaaaataacgttttcaaaaaagtttcagtcattcATTCACTCGAAAcggggtgaacggcactttcacattcgctttgcagccctctatcggtcaaaaccgcactaaagaagtttccaaccatcgggtcgcggtcctgtagttcgagtgaaaactacacaaacttgctttatggcagacctacaatccaatcagagccagctatgctgcagtatttacgacagtggtaatggacatatacgcttctaacctgtagggggagcaaaaagcaaaaactctttagggttgctttaaacattttatttttgccgttttggaatccattcagctgatctccgggtctgggggtaccacttttagcatagcttagcacaatgcattgaatctgattagaccaaggactctgctattgaaagttaccaaggggactattttcaggcgctgcgtaatatcattgcgcttcctgcaaccatgttacgacagcaaagtccttgattattacaccagaatgagagtataattcctagacatatcggcctagaaaatctcaaattttacttttccgtcagtcttagtacacgatgtaactacagaagagtcaagttttaaataggaaaaatatcaaaactctttggttattttttagcgccatgctaatggtctaatcagattcaatggattgtgctgtGCTATGCTGGgggtggtaccgccagacctggagatcggctgaatggattccaaaactgaaaaaaaaatcaaatgtttaactctaggggagctggaaaatgagcatattttcaaaaaaagtgcactgtccctttaagtttgcAGACagtacaacaaaaaaaaattgtcctctCTTCCAGGGTTTCTGCCTGGCTACCTCTTACCCCCATACGAGGAAGTAGAGAACAGACCTCCAACCCCTCCGCCTCCATACAGTGCCTCTCAGCCAGGCCAGTCCACCAGCACTGACCCCCTTTGTTCTGATCCACCGAATGAGCTCTGCTCTCCCCTGCAATCCAGCCCCGTTGCCTCTGCATCAGAGAACTGTTCCCCAGATCCCTGTGTGGAGACACCTCATTCTCCTTCAACTCACCTCAAACCATACCTCAGTGTTGAGGACGAACTTCAGCAGGTAGCGTGCGCCACCTCAGACAGCCTGGTAAAACAGAGCGACAGCAAGGAAGATCTGACAAAACCTGGAGATCAAAGTCTGGACTGTTCTCCTGACAGCAAAGACAAGACTCCAGGGCGCCACAGGCGCTTCACAGGTGATTCTGGGATTGAGGTATGCGTGTGCAACCAAGGGCCTGgagaggaagaagaggaggagatGAAGGAGCTCATGGATGGAAAGATGCGTGAGGAGCAGGACTTCTGTGATAGCTGCAATTCCCGTAGCAGTGGCCCCCAGGGTCTAGGGGACGAGGAGCAGGGCCTGGCTGCCTCAGACGGGGCTCTGGAGCATCAGCGACCTCCTGTCTGCCTCCATCTGCACACCATTAACGAACAGGAGGGTCCACATAACAATATGGATCCCCAAAGTTGAGCACGACCAGTCTTGCTTTAGACTCTTGTCTCCCTTTACTTTGTCAATATACATCGGTTTGTACTGTCAACAGTGTCACTTTGGGTGTATTGTATATGCGCGAGTGAGAGCGTTTTAGCAGGGCGTTTGTGCAAGTcctatgttttttaaagaattattaGGATAAGCTAGTAAAGACGTTTTATAGGTCTGTTTCCTCAAAGAGGGGTCATGATCAAAGCCACAGGGGAAATTTTGTTCCTCAGTTTATAGCCTTATAGGGTTGACATGCCTGTAGATCTGGAGGTGGTTTGTCAGGGTATATTGATTGATGTGTTGTTTTGAGGCACAGTTTTTATCTGTAATATCACTTAAAATACGGCACGTCTCGTATGGGCAAAATTACACAATGTAAGAAAAAGGGTCAAGACTGCCAGTGCATTCCAAAGAGCAGTCTACCAACACTTCAGAGCTTTAATGGTTAAATTCTttgctttttttaattaaatatttgatCTGAAGTGTCACTGCATGATGAAGTGTCTAATTTTATCCATCCAGAAATAATTCTGGGTATGGTGATAATTTTGTTTGCGTCTGTCTTGTCATTGTATTATATGGTCTCGGCTTATCCAAAACAAAGCCGTATTTTGCATGATTATTTGCATAAACTGAATCGATCCACAAGCAGAAATCAACAGTTCCTGTTATACCACATGCTATAAAGTAGTGAATTATGAAGTTTATTATGCAATGACTCTTTAATGAAGGTATACCATTTGTGTAGACATACCCCAGCTTATACATTAGCAATAGGTGCCTTTGTTAAATTTGAGTAGTTTTCATATGCCTTAAAAAAGTAtagttgtgtgtgtatgtatgatAGAATGGATTTGTGCATAAATGAATCAAGGGCCAATATCAGTAAACATTTTCATCAATGATAATTTCTTGTTTTAAAGGATCACTTGATAAGCCTTCCATTGAAAGATATTTATGTTTTGCCTTAATTTTACGTCTTTATTCGCCTATAGTGCAAGTTTTTGTATCTTAACACTGTAAGGGAACTCTTGCACCACTAATGGTAAGTTGAGTTATGACTTTATTACATAGAATAAGCTTTTAATGCAAGTTTATTGTAGCAGATCAGGTAAAATTACTGTTGTTATGCTAGTATTTTCTACAGATTAGCACTTACAGTTTATGATAAGATTGAGATAcagtgtgtttttgtttattttgtggcaGTATATATCTGCCCCAATCCTCCACTGCATTTCTTACACTgtcgtgtgtgtgcgtgtgtgtttttaaTAGTTTTGTTCCGTTAaggagatttttttttcatcagGCCACTGTGTTTATTTGACCTTTTGGTTCGGATTAGCGGTAAGGTTTCATGATGCAGCAGTTAATTTAGGTTTGTACTGCTTTGGCTGGAAAAACTGGTTTTGGAGGCGGATTACAAAACTGACTTGGTGCCTTTGGAAAATGTATGTAGCAGTATTGTCAGACTAACTCTAATATACAGTAAAGAGTGTGAATCTTGAGTGTTTTGGACCAGTTATTACATCATAgatacatatataaaaatacatattttatttggCCAAAGATTGAAGCTATTAAATAAGGTCAGTTACAGAAGTGATCTGTCACAGCAAGGAGCTTATGCAGTTCATTCTCTATCTCTAATCCTGATTGTTCTCTTTTGTCCTTTGCTGTTTGAGAGACCAATGTTGTTTAAAGGTGGATATCGCAATGTTGGTTAGCTCGCTGTTAATGAGTTTTGGTTGACTGTTGTACCTGATAAAGTTATCATTGCACTGTTTTGACACTGATGCGGTGAGATTGTGTGTTTGAAGGTGACGAAGGCTTCGCAAGCcaattgattttgtttttcttaagcttTGATTTTAAGCCTGGTACTACATTTTCATTTTGTATCTGTAGTCACtttctttttatatatatattaaactaTTTTCTGCATTTTGTAAAGACTCAACCAAAATGATTGATTATCAAagaatgttcaatattaataaaataatatttttaagtcaATACATGAGTTCTTTGACTGATTCAGCTTAGgactgtcacaatgattaaataatcgtctcattgcAATTGTTCGACCTcattgcgatgatttcagatcaccgcaatgattgcacatctctctaaaaacaaaagggggagctgcaggaattttttgttttgcagccactacaggcAAGTGgaccagtactaatatgaccttagtaggattggctactttttaaggcctgttcttgtatagtttattttgattgaattgaataataactgaaaataaaaattcaattttagacacttttacatttcagacactttattgtgtttatttcttaacaGGAATTTTccatttttgaaatatattgtcattaaataattacttttaaatatgtgtattaatatttactgccaggtaaaccttgcaaaagatttcatttaaatgatcacaacaatgtgtgaaaaaaaatcataaacaaaacattttgagaattaaatgtcaaagcaataaaacgggcaattaattgtcataatcgtcaaagcattaaaa
This Misgurnus anguillicaudatus chromosome 11, ASM2758022v2, whole genome shotgun sequence DNA region includes the following protein-coding sequences:
- the wbp1la gene encoding WW domain binding protein 1-like a isoform X2, which produces MPFLQGFRQSRLLCFGVNNQSYFCDSGHCCGESQCCSYYYEVWWFWLVLTLIIILGCCCICHHRRAKHRLQQQQRQHEINLIAYREAHNYTSVPFYFRFLPGYLLPPYEEVENRPPTPPPPYSASQPGQSTSTDPLCSDPPNELCSPLQSSPVASASENCSPDPCVETPHSPSTHLKPYLSVEDELQQVACATSDSLVKQSDSKEDLTKPGDQSLDCSPDSKDKTPGRHRRFTGDSGIEVCVCNQGPGEEEEEEMKELMDGKMREEQDFCDSCNSRSSGPQGLGDEEQGLAASDGALEHQRPPVCLHLHTINEQEGPHNNMDPQS
- the wbp1la gene encoding WW domain binding protein 1-like a isoform X1 encodes the protein MFCRLADVAKATRKGGMWGVRYIRLGMGLSISNAVIGPVGSVSVEAALTESRLLCFGVNNQSYFCDSGHCCGESQCCSYYYEVWWFWLVLTLIIILGCCCICHHRRAKHRLQQQQRQHEINLIAYREAHNYTSVPFYFRFLPGYLLPPYEEVENRPPTPPPPYSASQPGQSTSTDPLCSDPPNELCSPLQSSPVASASENCSPDPCVETPHSPSTHLKPYLSVEDELQQVACATSDSLVKQSDSKEDLTKPGDQSLDCSPDSKDKTPGRHRRFTGDSGIEVCVCNQGPGEEEEEEMKELMDGKMREEQDFCDSCNSRSSGPQGLGDEEQGLAASDGALEHQRPPVCLHLHTINEQEGPHNNMDPQS